In Oncorhynchus tshawytscha isolate Ot180627B linkage group LG06, Otsh_v2.0, whole genome shotgun sequence, the following are encoded in one genomic region:
- the s1pr1 gene encoding sphingosine 1-phosphate receptor 1 — MGDSMYSDLIARHYNFTGKLRKVEQDSRLKADSVVFIIVCCFIILENVLVLLTIWRTKKFHKPMYYFIGNLALSDLLAGVVYTANILLSGANTYKLTPTQWFFREGSMFVALAASVFSLLAIAIERHLTMLKMKLHNNGNTCRVFMLISTVWLIAAILGGLPIMGWNCIQSMPSCSTVLPLYHKTYILFCTTVFSVILMAIVVLYARIYALVRTRSRKMVFRKVSNGRGGGSASSKSSEKSMALLKTVIIVLSCFIACWAPLFILLLLDVACDIRMCPILYKAEWFLALAVLNSAMNPLIYTLTSNEMRRAFLKTLLCCSVCTQPSGKFSQPIIGAEFSRSKSDNSSHPNKDEPEYLPRETIVSSGNITSSS, encoded by the coding sequence ATGGGTGACTCCATGTATTCTGACTTGATAGCCAGACACTACAACTTCACAGGGAAGCTCCGGAAAGTGGAGCAGGATTCCAGGCTCAAAGCGGACTCTGTGGTTTTCATCATTGTATGTTGCTTCATTATTCTTGAGAATGTCTTGGTCCTACTTACCATTTGGAGGACCAAGAAGTTCCACAAGCCCATGTACTACTTTATTGGGAACTTAGCTTTATCAGACTTGCTGGCTGGGGTGGTGTACACTGCCAACATCCTGCTGTCAGGTGCCAACACATACAAACTGACCCCCACACAGTGGTTCTTCCGGGAGGGGAGTATGTTTGTGGCCCTGGCAGCCTCAGTCTTCAGCCTGTTGGCCATCGCCATTGAGCGCCACCTCACCATGCTGAAGATGAAGTTACACAACAATGGCAACACGTGCCGTGTCTTCATGCTCATCAGCACCGTGTGGCTGATTGCAGCCATCTTGGGCGGCCTGCCCATCATGGGCTGGAATTGCATCCAGAGCATGCCCAGCTGCTCCACCGTACTGCCGCTCTACCACAAGACCTACATCCTGTTCTGCACCACCGTCTTTAGCGTCATCCTCATGGCCATCGTGGTACTGTACGCGCGCATCTACGCCCTGGTGCGCACCCGCAGCCGCAAGATGGTGTTCCGCAAGGTCTCCAACGGCCGCGGCGGGGGTAGCGCTAGCAGCAAGAGCTCTGAGAAGTCCATGGCCCTGCTGAAGACCGTAATCATCGTGCTGAGCTGTTTCATCGCCTGCTGGGCCCCACTCTTCATCCTTCTGTTGCTGGACGTGGCCTGCGACATCCGCATGTGCCCCATCCTGTACAAGGCCGAGTGGTTCCTGGCCTTGGCCGTGCTCAACTCGGCCATGAATCCCCTCATCTACACACTCACCAGCAACGAGATGCGTCGCGCCTTCCTCAAAACGCTCCTGTGCTGCAGCGTCTGCACCCAGCCCTCCGGCAAGTTCTCCCAGCCCATTATTGGTGCAGAGTTCAGCCGGAGCAAGTCGGACAACTCGTCCCACCCCAATAAGGATGAGCCGGAGTACTTGCCAAGGGAGACCATCGTATCCTCTGGGAATATCACCTCCTCTTCTTAA